The following coding sequences are from one Wenzhouxiangella sp. AB-CW3 window:
- the hutG gene encoding N-formylglutamate deformylase, with product MFEGSPGQAPVLINIPHAGLMLPHDIEQRLTPDGRRLIDTDWHVHQLVDFAAELGVGVLRATHSRYVIDLNRGADDQPLYSGPTTGLVPTCTFDGAPLYETDPPDAAEVLERVERYWRPYHDELAARLAAIHEQHGHAVLLDAHSIRSQVPRLFEGRLPDLNLGTFSGGSCASELEHAVIELLEGQSRFSHVVNGRFKGGYITRHYGQPGQGIHALQMEIAQASYMDESRPEHFDETKAAPLQSLLKDLVGCLVTWRPA from the coding sequence GTGTTTGAAGGAAGTCCTGGACAAGCTCCTGTACTGATCAACATCCCCCATGCCGGGCTGATGTTGCCCCATGACATTGAACAGCGATTGACACCCGACGGACGTCGCCTGATCGATACCGACTGGCACGTTCACCAACTGGTGGACTTCGCCGCTGAGCTAGGTGTCGGAGTCTTGCGCGCAACCCACTCGCGCTACGTGATCGATCTGAACCGGGGCGCCGATGATCAGCCGCTCTACAGCGGGCCGACCACAGGCCTGGTGCCCACCTGCACTTTTGACGGTGCACCGCTATACGAGACAGATCCGCCGGATGCCGCAGAAGTTCTCGAGCGCGTCGAACGCTACTGGCGCCCCTATCACGATGAGCTGGCGGCCAGGCTGGCTGCCATACACGAACAGCACGGTCATGCCGTCTTGCTCGATGCCCATTCAATTCGCAGCCAGGTGCCGAGACTGTTCGAGGGCCGTCTGCCGGATCTCAACCTGGGGACGTTTTCCGGTGGCAGTTGTGCGTCGGAACTCGAACACGCAGTCATTGAGCTCCTGGAAGGCCAGTCACGCTTCAGTCACGTGGTCAATGGTCGCTTCAAGGGCGGCTATATCACCCGCCATTACGGTCAGCCGGGCCAGGGCATTCATGCCCTGCAGATGGAGATTGCGCAGGCGAGTTACATGGATGAGTCCCGACCCGAGCACTTCGATGAAACAAAGGCCGCACCACTCCAGTCCTTGTTGAAGGATCTGGTTGGCTGTCTGGTGACATGGCGTCCGGCATGA
- the hutF gene encoding formimidoylglutamate deiminase, with translation MSEQLFHGPAVLTAEGWIEDCSIRVDAGGWITAIKQGSSPDATRLSGPVLPGMVNVHSHIHQRLIAGLTGYRAADADSFWTWREQMYRAVGMLDTEELEALASYAFMELLEGGYTSTGEFHYPHRLGGVDPLQNCRRLLGAADQAGMTLTLLPVWYRYSGFGRREPTERQRPFVMTLDELVELVGQLRRDIGNTPHRIGVAPHSLRAVDVADLPDLLQAIGHGPVHLHISEQPAEVAECREHCGQTPIDLLARHVALDDRWCLIHATHATQQEIGTMAASDAVVGLCPTTEADLGDGLFPVREFVASGGRYAIGSDSNLVVDAAAELQLLDWGQRLMSNQRNALCDGGEHLGRRLWSDAARAGADALDQAAGALAVGCRADFVVLDGDHPLLSGLDADYQLDTLVLAGGRDLIDQVWVAGQCRVSAGRHPGKQALRPRMAELRRRLVNVAAS, from the coding sequence ATGAGCGAACAGCTTTTCCATGGTCCAGCCGTACTGACCGCGGAGGGCTGGATCGAGGACTGCTCGATCCGCGTGGATGCCGGCGGCTGGATCACTGCTATCAAGCAGGGATCATCGCCGGATGCAACACGACTGTCCGGACCGGTATTGCCCGGCATGGTCAATGTCCATTCACATATCCACCAGCGTCTGATTGCCGGGCTGACCGGGTACAGGGCGGCCGATGCCGACAGTTTCTGGACCTGGCGTGAGCAGATGTACCGCGCCGTCGGCATGCTCGATACCGAGGAGCTGGAAGCGCTGGCCAGCTACGCGTTCATGGAATTGCTGGAGGGCGGATACACCAGTACCGGGGAGTTCCACTACCCGCATCGGCTGGGCGGAGTGGATCCCTTGCAGAACTGCCGGCGTTTGCTGGGTGCCGCCGATCAGGCGGGCATGACGTTGACGCTACTGCCAGTGTGGTACCGGTACTCAGGCTTTGGCCGCCGGGAGCCCACCGAACGACAGCGGCCCTTTGTCATGACGCTCGATGAGCTGGTCGAGCTGGTCGGACAATTGCGGCGGGATATTGGCAATACGCCGCATCGAATCGGGGTGGCGCCGCATTCGCTGCGTGCCGTCGACGTGGCCGATCTGCCCGACTTGCTGCAGGCCATCGGTCACGGACCGGTTCACCTGCATATTTCCGAACAGCCGGCTGAGGTGGCCGAGTGTCGTGAGCATTGCGGACAGACACCCATCGATCTTCTGGCCCGACACGTGGCGCTGGATGATCGCTGGTGTTTGATTCATGCCACTCACGCCACGCAACAGGAGATCGGTACCATGGCCGCCAGTGACGCCGTCGTTGGTCTCTGTCCGACCACCGAGGCCGATCTGGGCGATGGTCTGTTCCCTGTCCGGGAGTTCGTTGCCTCGGGGGGGCGTTACGCCATCGGCTCCGACTCCAACCTGGTGGTGGATGCCGCCGCCGAACTGCAGCTCCTGGACTGGGGGCAGCGCCTCATGTCGAACCAGCGCAACGCCTTGTGTGATGGTGGAGAGCACCTGGGACGACGATTGTGGTCCGATGCCGCGCGAGCCGGTGCAGATGCACTGGATCAGGCAGCAGGGGCATTGGCCGTGGGCTGTCGTGCCGACTTTGTCGTGCTTGACGGCGATCACCCCCTTTTGAGCGGACTGGACGCCGATTACCAGCTTGATACCCTGGTGCTGGCCGGAGGTCGTGACCTGATTGACCAGGTCTGGGTGGCCGGTCAGTGTCGGGTCAGTGCCGGTCGGCATCCGGGAAAACAGGCGCTCAGGCCACGCATGGCCGAGTTGCGCCGCCGACTAGTGAATGTGGCTGCATCATGA